In the Candidatus Binatus sp. genome, one interval contains:
- the rplM gene encoding 50S ribosomal protein L13 has product MKLTEQTRSISRESGLRDRNWVVIDASEHALGRVASRAASLLRGKTRPDFTPHQDTGDFVVIVNAAKVKLTGAKLVGKIYYRHTGWPGGIRTTSAGKMLDNKPERMIEMAVKGMLPKNRLGHQMFNKLKVYRGAEHPHAAQKPNLITL; this is encoded by the coding sequence TTGAAGCTGACCGAACAAACCCGCAGCATCTCTCGCGAGAGCGGACTGCGCGACCGCAATTGGGTCGTAATCGATGCCAGTGAGCACGCGCTCGGCCGCGTCGCCTCGCGCGCAGCAAGCCTGCTGCGCGGCAAGACCCGCCCGGATTTCACGCCCCACCAGGACACCGGCGATTTCGTCGTCATCGTCAATGCCGCGAAAGTGAAGCTGACCGGCGCCAAACTAGTCGGCAAGATTTACTATCGGCACACCGGATGGCCCGGCGGCATTCGCACCACCTCGGCCGGCAAGATGCTCGATAACAAGCCCGAGCGAATGATCGAGATGGCGGTGAAGGGGATGCTGCCGAAGAATCGGCTGGGGCATCAGATGTTCAACAAACTGAAGGTGTATCGCGGCGCGGAGCATCCGCACGCCGCGCAAAAACCCAATCTCATCACCCTCTGA
- the rpsI gene encoding 30S ribosomal protein S9 translates to MAEKKNIIWTTGRRKTAIARVRMFPGTGTIVINERTLEDYFPRPTSRMRILEPFEVTETVGQYDALVSVVGGGIAAQADAVRHGISRALVKGTETLRPPLRKGGMLTRDSREVERKKYGHHKARKRPQYSKR, encoded by the coding sequence ATGGCAGAAAAGAAAAACATCATCTGGACAACGGGCCGGCGCAAGACTGCAATTGCGCGGGTGCGGATGTTTCCCGGCACCGGCACTATCGTCATCAATGAGCGCACGCTCGAGGATTACTTCCCGCGCCCTACTTCGCGGATGCGCATTCTCGAGCCGTTCGAAGTCACCGAGACGGTCGGGCAATATGACGCGCTCGTCAGTGTCGTGGGTGGCGGGATCGCGGCGCAGGCCGACGCGGTGCGTCATGGAATCTCGCGAGCCTTGGTGAAAGGGACCGAGACGCTGCGCCCGCCGCTGCGCAAAGGCGGGATGCTGACTCGCGATTCGCGCGAGGTCGAGCGCAAGAAGTACGGGCATCACAAAGCGCGCAAGCGGCCGCAATACTCGAAGCGCTAG
- a CDS encoding FecR family protein has translation MAFAQAAAGSITVATGQVQLQRGGATSAATAGTAVNVGDRVVTGLDGHAGIVLSDQSRLELGPASAINIDQLGGAGAPATHVSLFSGVLRSIVNATGGAAAAYEVHTPNAVAAVRGTRFDTAYSEGAVRPFYDGCSRYTDVSVYEGTVNLASSAAPNAGEDVGAGYEATVPCQFSPVPPGPLAMTGAASYGGGAGATSGFAGAMPGASGAPSPGCPVCSPIQPGAR, from the coding sequence TTGGCATTTGCCCAGGCCGCGGCAGGCTCGATCACCGTCGCCACCGGCCAAGTCCAGCTTCAGCGCGGCGGCGCGACGTCGGCTGCGACCGCGGGCACCGCGGTGAATGTTGGCGACCGGGTGGTCACCGGCCTCGACGGTCACGCGGGGATCGTGCTGAGCGATCAGAGCCGGCTCGAACTCGGCCCCGCGAGCGCGATCAATATCGACCAACTGGGCGGCGCAGGCGCGCCGGCGACTCACGTGAGCCTGTTCTCCGGAGTCCTCAGATCGATCGTCAACGCGACCGGTGGCGCCGCGGCCGCTTACGAAGTGCATACGCCAAACGCGGTTGCGGCAGTTCGCGGCACCCGCTTCGACACCGCATACAGCGAAGGCGCGGTGCGGCCGTTCTACGACGGATGCTCCCGCTACACCGACGTCTCCGTCTATGAAGGAACGGTGAATCTCGCATCGAGCGCCGCTCCAAACGCCGGCGAAGATGTCGGCGCGGGCTATGAAGCCACCGTCCCGTGCCAGTTCTCGCCGGTACCGCCCGGTCCGCTCGCGATGACCGGCGCGGCGTCGTACGGCGGCGGCGCGGGCGCGACTTCCGGCTTCGCTGGGGCGATGCCGGGCGCAAGTGGCGCACCCTCACCCGGATGCCCCGTTTGCAGTCCAATTCAACCGGGTGCGAGGTGA